In a genomic window of Nostoc sp. UHCC 0870:
- a CDS encoding glycoside hydrolase family 10 protein, translating into MVSTTARFSDVQNHWARPFIEALAERRILNGYPNGTFRPDNSVTRAEFAAIVAAMFNVAAKRPYIFFSDVPANHWAAGAVKKAYETGFLTGYPNKTFGLNNRIARGDVLVALVNGLEIATKIKLDLLDKLPQIYQDAATIPSYGKNQIAIATSAGLVSSFPNIKLLNYTVAATRADVAAIVYQALVYLGNAPKINSAYLVVPPTPSASTVKVSHQREFRGAWLTTVWNSDWPSKAGLPVAQQQAELVEILKQLQQLNFNALILQVRPEGDALYASSIEPWSAWITGTQGQAPEPFYDPLEFAIAEAHKRNIEVHAWFNPYRAKTSIKGAANVRPHIALTNPEVVYQWGNQLWMDPGSKLVQDRAYNVIIDVVRRYNIDAIHLDDYFYPYPIQGQSFPDNKTYAAYKSAGGKLSVEDWRRENVNQMVLRLYQGIKATKSHVRFGISPFGIYRPGQPPGITGLDAYNVLYADAKKWVEQGWIDYIAPQLYWRTDQPKQSYPALLKWWTEINPQKRHIYTGNNISQLDGKAWKDEEIEKQVKISRNLVKDLSLGNIFFSMSSITENRQSIADKFKGSLYATPAIVPTMSWQSQSAPPPPKELQVNNRRLNWQPGDNQPVRSWTLYRQSGETWTLQRVLSAGTTFATVQPGTYAVCAVDRLANESEGVVITVS; encoded by the coding sequence ATGGTATCTACTACTGCACGCTTCTCGGATGTCCAAAACCATTGGGCGCGTCCATTTATTGAAGCCTTGGCGGAAAGACGCATTTTGAATGGCTATCCTAACGGTACTTTTCGCCCCGATAACTCAGTCACCCGTGCTGAGTTTGCAGCTATAGTTGCAGCTATGTTTAACGTTGCTGCAAAGCGTCCATATATCTTCTTTAGTGATGTTCCGGCTAATCATTGGGCGGCTGGTGCAGTTAAAAAAGCTTACGAAACAGGATTTTTAACTGGCTACCCTAATAAAACTTTCGGACTCAATAACAGAATTGCGCGTGGTGATGTCTTAGTCGCTTTGGTGAATGGCTTGGAAATTGCCACTAAGATTAAACTGGATTTATTAGACAAATTACCGCAAATTTACCAAGATGCGGCGACTATTCCTAGTTATGGTAAAAATCAAATTGCGATCGCTACTAGTGCAGGTTTAGTCTCTAGCTTTCCTAATATCAAATTACTTAATTACACCGTTGCGGCTACTCGTGCTGATGTGGCTGCCATAGTCTATCAAGCCTTAGTTTATCTCGGTAATGCCCCAAAGATTAACTCTGCATATCTTGTAGTTCCCCCCACCCCTTCCGCCAGCACTGTCAAAGTTAGTCATCAACGGGAATTTCGGGGTGCATGGCTAACAACAGTTTGGAATAGTGACTGGCCTTCCAAAGCTGGACTACCTGTAGCACAACAGCAAGCGGAACTAGTCGAGATTCTCAAGCAACTACAACAACTGAACTTTAATGCTCTCATTTTACAAGTACGTCCAGAAGGTGATGCGTTGTATGCTTCTAGCATTGAACCTTGGAGTGCTTGGATAACTGGAACTCAAGGCCAAGCCCCAGAACCATTTTATGATCCATTGGAGTTTGCGATCGCCGAAGCCCACAAACGCAACATCGAAGTTCACGCCTGGTTCAATCCCTACCGCGCCAAAACAAGCATTAAAGGTGCTGCTAACGTTCGTCCCCATATAGCTTTAACCAATCCAGAGGTAGTATATCAATGGGGTAATCAGTTATGGATGGACCCAGGCTCAAAACTCGTTCAAGATAGAGCTTACAATGTAATCATCGATGTTGTCCGCCGCTATAACATCGATGCTATTCACCTCGATGATTATTTTTATCCTTATCCCATCCAAGGTCAATCTTTCCCCGATAATAAAACCTACGCCGCGTATAAATCAGCCGGGGGTAAACTCAGTGTAGAAGACTGGCGACGAGAAAATGTCAATCAAATGGTTCTACGTCTATATCAGGGAATTAAAGCTACAAAATCTCATGTAAGATTTGGTATCAGCCCCTTTGGTATTTACCGCCCTGGACAACCACCAGGAATCACTGGCTTAGATGCTTACAATGTATTGTATGCTGATGCTAAAAAATGGGTAGAACAGGGCTGGATTGATTATATCGCCCCGCAACTATATTGGCGGACTGACCAACCCAAACAAAGTTACCCCGCATTACTCAAATGGTGGACAGAAATTAATCCCCAAAAACGACACATTTACACAGGTAACAACATTTCACAATTAGACGGCAAAGCTTGGAAAGATGAAGAGATAGAAAAGCAAGTGAAAATCAGCCGCAATTTAGTCAAAGATTTATCACTAGGTAACATATTTTTCAGTATGAGTTCCATTACTGAAAATCGTCAAAGTATCGCTGATAAATTTAAAGGCTCACTTTATGCCACACCTGCCATCGTACCTACAATGTCTTGGCAAAGTCAATCTGCACCACCGCCACCCAAAGAACTACAAGTCAATAACCGCAGACTCAATTGGCAACCTGGAGATAATCAGCCTGTACGTTCATGGACACTCTATCGTCAAAGTGGGGAAACTTGGACATTGCAAAGAGTATTGTCTGCCGGTACAACCTTCGCCACTGTGCAGCCAGGAACTTATGCTGTGTGTGCAGTAGATAGATTAGCCAATGAAAGCGAGGGTGTAGTAATTACCGTGAGTTAA
- a CDS encoding LabA-like NYN domain-containing protein: MTNTSFTKASNTYKPLSEEPHLSGKVQIKNGNKNEISRPREPRNDLAVTSDSNRGRVAIFIDGINLFNAALQLGIEIDYLKLLCHLTAGSRLLRAFFYTGIDISRPNNNRPRSNDKQQGFLFWMRRNGYRVVTKEVQVTDNSKRPNLNVEIAVDMITLAPYYDTAVLVSGDGDLAYAVNAVSSTGVRVEVVSLRTMTNDCLIDVADYFIDLDSIKQHIQKDAHMGYSYRTLSNSNL, from the coding sequence ATGACTAACACGAGTTTTACCAAAGCAAGCAATACATATAAACCCCTGTCCGAAGAGCCTCATTTATCAGGGAAAGTTCAAATAAAAAATGGTAATAAAAATGAAATTTCCAGACCAAGAGAACCTAGAAATGATTTAGCTGTAACTAGTGACTCAAATCGTGGTCGAGTAGCTATTTTTATTGATGGAATAAACCTCTTTAATGCTGCTTTGCAACTTGGTATTGAAATCGATTATCTCAAATTACTCTGTCATTTAACCGCAGGTTCACGTTTATTGCGGGCATTTTTCTACACAGGAATTGATATTTCAAGACCAAACAATAACCGTCCCCGGAGTAACGACAAACAACAGGGTTTCTTATTTTGGATGCGTCGTAATGGTTATCGTGTAGTGACAAAAGAAGTCCAAGTCACAGATAACTCCAAAAGACCCAATTTGAATGTAGAAATAGCCGTAGATATGATTACCTTAGCTCCCTACTATGATACTGCGGTTTTAGTGAGTGGAGATGGCGATTTAGCATACGCTGTTAATGCTGTCAGTAGTACAGGCGTGCGGGTAGAAGTCGTCAGTTTGAGAACGATGACAAACGACTGTTTAATAGATGTTGCTGATTATTTCATTGACCTCGATAGCATTAAACAACATATTCAAAAAGATGCTCACATGGGGTATAGCTATCGAACACTGTCTAATTCCAATCTCTAG
- a CDS encoding response regulator transcription factor has protein sequence MDILIVEDESEIAQLIQHFLEKEGFTCRISRDGINALRMFQEQPPDLIILDLMIPGLDGLEVCARIRQKPGVKDPYILMLTAKGEEIDRVIGLSTGADDYMVKPFSPRELVARVRALLRRSLRQGGQTQVNRTQHFIVDVDQRTATRQINSQPPEILDLTTLEFNLLSNFVSNPGRVWNRTQLIDKLWGNNFFGDERVVDTHVARLRKKIETDPANPTFIKTVVGVGYKFEDSPPV, from the coding sequence ATGGACATTTTAATTGTTGAGGATGAATCAGAAATTGCTCAGTTAATCCAACATTTCTTAGAAAAAGAAGGATTTACTTGTCGCATTAGCCGCGATGGAATCAATGCTTTACGAATGTTTCAAGAGCAACCACCAGATTTAATTATCCTAGACTTAATGATTCCCGGATTAGATGGGTTGGAAGTTTGCGCGAGAATTCGTCAAAAACCCGGTGTAAAAGACCCTTATATTCTCATGCTGACGGCTAAGGGCGAAGAAATAGACCGGGTAATTGGTTTATCTACAGGTGCGGATGACTACATGGTAAAACCCTTTAGCCCTAGAGAATTGGTAGCTAGAGTCAGGGCGTTGTTGCGGCGTAGCCTGCGTCAAGGTGGACAAACTCAGGTTAACCGTACCCAACACTTTATAGTAGATGTAGACCAACGCACTGCCACCCGCCAGATCAATTCCCAACCACCAGAAATTTTAGATTTGACTACTCTAGAATTTAACTTGTTAAGCAACTTTGTCAGTAATCCGGGTCGAGTTTGGAATCGTACCCAGCTAATTGACAAACTGTGGGGAAATAATTTCTTTGGTGATGAGCGTGTGGTTGATACTCATGTAGCAAGATTACGTAAAAAAATTGAGACTGACCCTGCTAATCCCACTTTTATTAAAACTGTAGTTGGGGTTGGTTACAAGTTTGAAGACTCTCCCCCGGTTTAA
- a CDS encoding sensor histidine kinase, whose amino-acid sequence MKSLPLASRLFVSHLVVMIVGLISLVIISKVSSPRFFILHLETLESRGFNIVHSRTELVQGFEIAWWRSTLWSVFVGTSAAGGLSYWVSQRIMQRLTEMEQITQQFAGGHLEARLPLSDIPELNRLGTSFNRMADSLEGVEIRRRELIGDMTHELRTPLTVVRGYLEELADGAMEASPEVYRRLVRETRRLERLVNDLQELSKAEAGYLPINIQPVDLYPLLDSLVERFTDQLMEDGPVLRSELPAQLPLVLADIDRTEQILVNLLGNAVHYTTTGSITLRAWIEAGKLWIAVIDTGIGIAPEDLPHVFERFWRADQSRDRHSGGTGIGLTITKRLVELQGGQIQVKSELGKGTTFRFCLPLA is encoded by the coding sequence ATGAAATCCTTACCTTTAGCATCGCGCTTGTTTGTTTCCCACTTGGTAGTGATGATAGTGGGGTTAATTAGCCTTGTGATCATTAGTAAGGTTTCTTCCCCTCGTTTTTTCATTTTGCATTTAGAAACATTAGAAAGTAGGGGATTCAATATCGTTCATAGTCGGACGGAATTAGTGCAGGGATTTGAAATTGCTTGGTGGCGTAGCACTCTTTGGTCGGTGTTTGTGGGTACTAGTGCGGCGGGAGGGTTGAGTTACTGGGTTTCTCAACGGATTATGCAGCGATTAACTGAGATGGAACAAATCACTCAACAGTTTGCAGGCGGTCATTTAGAAGCACGATTACCTTTATCTGACATTCCTGAACTGAATCGACTGGGTACTAGTTTTAACCGCATGGCGGATAGTTTAGAGGGAGTGGAAATACGACGACGAGAACTAATTGGTGATATGACTCATGAACTGCGAACACCGTTAACTGTGGTACGTGGTTATTTGGAGGAACTGGCGGATGGGGCGATGGAAGCATCCCCGGAAGTTTATCGCCGCTTGGTTAGAGAAACTAGACGTTTAGAACGTTTGGTGAATGATTTACAAGAACTTTCTAAAGCAGAAGCTGGTTATTTACCGATTAATATTCAACCTGTGGATTTATATCCTTTGCTAGATTCATTGGTAGAGCGATTCACGGATCAATTGATGGAAGATGGCCCGGTGCTGCGTTCAGAATTGCCCGCACAATTACCACTAGTGTTAGCAGATATCGATCGCACTGAACAGATTTTAGTTAATTTGTTGGGTAATGCGGTGCATTATACTACTACAGGCTCAATTACTCTCCGTGCTTGGATTGAAGCAGGTAAACTATGGATTGCAGTCATTGATACAGGTATTGGCATTGCTCCAGAGGATTTACCTCATGTGTTTGAGCGTTTTTGGCGAGCTGATCAATCGCGCGATCGCCATTCTGGAGGAACGGGGATTGGTTTAACTATTACCAAGCGTTTGGTTGAGTTACAAGGTGGTCAAATTCAAGTCAAAAGTGAACTAGGAAAAGGCACTACTTTTCGCTTTTGTTTGCCCCTAGCATAG
- a CDS encoding SpoIID/LytB domain-containing protein: MKFQLLFGSLLSQLKIRHWWLGALLWIALVAPAQASVILRVAIERGVNQTKVGSSTTAIVKDSTGRTLGQLPAMSAFYAQAVPGGVALDKWQSGLFWIEPSGKGFVYIGDRWYRGRTLVVPTDKGIDVVNWVDLEEYLYSVIGAEMSSSWPQEALKAQAIAARTYALYKRQEQRKNPVYDLGDSPDRWQIYKGVSSESPATYGAVDATAGQVLTYQNNLILSVFHACSGGHTENVEDVWGNPLPYLRAVEDYDQNIKECNWQRTFSPTEISTRIAGVGNVQEIVPEAFSPFNSVKALRIVGDKGTKVLRGEEVRTALRLRSTRFNVTKAADGNFLLQGLGFGHGLGMSQWGAYNLALRGANHLQILGHYYRGVALTPIKAK; encoded by the coding sequence ATGAAATTTCAACTGTTATTCGGCTCTTTATTATCCCAGCTTAAAATACGTCATTGGTGGTTAGGTGCTTTATTATGGATAGCTTTGGTTGCTCCGGCTCAAGCTTCTGTGATTCTGCGTGTAGCTATTGAAAGGGGAGTCAATCAAACTAAAGTTGGCAGTTCCACAACGGCGATTGTCAAAGACAGTACCGGGCGAACTCTAGGACAATTACCAGCCATGAGTGCTTTTTATGCTCAAGCTGTACCTGGAGGAGTAGCTTTAGATAAATGGCAATCTGGTTTATTTTGGATTGAACCATCAGGCAAAGGATTCGTGTATATTGGCGATCGCTGGTATCGCGGTAGAACTCTAGTTGTCCCCACAGACAAAGGTATCGATGTCGTTAACTGGGTAGATTTAGAAGAATATCTCTACAGCGTCATCGGCGCAGAAATGAGTTCTAGCTGGCCACAAGAAGCCCTCAAAGCTCAGGCGATCGCAGCCCGTACCTATGCTCTTTACAAACGACAAGAACAGCGTAAAAACCCCGTTTATGATTTAGGTGATAGTCCCGATCGCTGGCAAATTTATAAAGGCGTAAGTAGTGAATCTCCCGCCACTTATGGCGCAGTTGATGCCACGGCTGGGCAAGTATTAACTTATCAAAATAATCTAATTCTCTCAGTCTTTCATGCTTGTTCAGGAGGACACACCGAAAACGTAGAAGATGTTTGGGGAAATCCCCTACCTTACCTGCGTGCAGTAGAAGACTATGATCAAAACATCAAAGAATGTAATTGGCAACGCACCTTTTCACCCACGGAAATTAGCACCAGAATTGCTGGGGTGGGCAATGTCCAAGAGATAGTTCCAGAGGCATTTTCACCTTTTAACAGTGTAAAAGCTTTAAGAATTGTTGGGGATAAAGGGACAAAGGTACTGCGCGGCGAAGAAGTCCGTACAGCACTCAGACTGAGAAGCACTCGATTTAACGTCACCAAAGCAGCCGATGGTAATTTTCTACTCCAAGGCTTAGGTTTTGGTCACGGTTTAGGCATGAGCCAATGGGGAGCGTATAATTTAGCGTTACGCGGTGCTAACCACCTCCAAATCCTCGGACATTATTATCGCGGTGTCGCCCTCACACCAATTAAGGCGAAGTGA
- a CDS encoding M50 family metallopeptidase, translating to MSEPGKDFHKLLTNEAPPVVERMGLTWLVGAAIATAILWQLPIGNYILYPFSILATWFHEMGHGLMAILLGGQFQKLQIFSNGSGVATYGLRTSLAPLGPFLVAAAGPMGPPLAGAALILASRNFKTASLSLKILGGFLLVSTLIWVRSSFGFVAIPLLGVMILGIGYKASQWVQGFAIQFLGVQACVSTYHQLDYLFSSTAGPLGLSDTAQMQKYLLLPYWFWGGLMAIASLIILVQSLRIAYRSV from the coding sequence ATGAGCGAACCAGGGAAAGATTTTCATAAATTATTGACCAACGAAGCTCCGCCAGTAGTTGAACGTATGGGGCTAACTTGGCTAGTAGGAGCAGCGATCGCTACAGCCATCCTTTGGCAACTACCAATTGGTAATTATATTTTATACCCTTTTAGTATTTTAGCTACGTGGTTTCACGAGATGGGTCACGGGCTGATGGCTATATTATTGGGTGGACAGTTCCAGAAATTACAAATTTTTAGTAATGGTTCTGGGGTAGCCACTTATGGACTCCGGACATCATTAGCTCCCCTTGGCCCTTTCTTAGTCGCCGCAGCCGGGCCAATGGGGCCTCCACTAGCAGGCGCAGCTTTAATTTTAGCGTCTCGTAATTTTAAAACAGCCTCCTTGAGTCTCAAAATTCTCGGAGGTTTTTTACTGGTTTCGACATTAATTTGGGTACGTTCCTCCTTTGGATTTGTGGCAATTCCCCTATTGGGTGTCATGATTTTAGGTATTGGTTATAAAGCTTCCCAATGGGTGCAAGGATTCGCCATCCAATTTTTAGGCGTGCAAGCCTGTGTGAGTACCTACCACCAACTAGATTATTTATTTAGCAGCACGGCTGGCCCTTTGGGACTGTCTGATACAGCCCAGATGCAAAAATATTTGTTGTTACCTTATTGGTTTTGGGGTGGATTAATGGCGATCGCATCCTTAATCATTCTCGTACAAAGTCTCCGCATAGCCTATCGTTCAGTATAG
- a CDS encoding FHA domain-containing protein: MIVCPNCNHSNPDGAVQCEACYTPLPATSHCPNCGATVQSDAAFCGQCGFNLHSAAVPAAATVVATVAPDIPVEVPALVTPDPIPDPMPDPMLELLQPNALGIDPGFAPLPPTEMAAPPVAPPVAPPVAPPVAPPPVEAEITPPPAPPAVVIEEPVPTAPPEPAPAPVQAAEEPAPAPAPDPIPQPVVAPPSPARTQLQQITALLVHVQSDREIELPPSLSVIHIGKPNDRIPPDIDVSGFSNSEIVSRIHADIRMEGDAHYIEDVGSSNGTYINNLPLLPGNRHRLRPGDRISLGKGDLMTFLFKLA, translated from the coding sequence ATGATAGTTTGCCCTAATTGCAATCACTCAAATCCAGACGGCGCGGTTCAATGTGAAGCTTGCTACACACCGTTACCAGCTACTAGCCACTGTCCCAATTGTGGTGCAACGGTACAGTCTGATGCCGCTTTCTGCGGTCAATGTGGCTTTAATCTACATTCAGCTGCTGTACCTGCTGCTGCTACTGTTGTTGCTACTGTTGCGCCTGACATCCCTGTAGAAGTCCCAGCATTGGTTACTCCTGATCCAATACCAGATCCAATGCCAGATCCAATGTTGGAATTACTACAACCTAACGCTTTAGGTATTGACCCTGGGTTTGCACCCTTACCACCTACAGAAATGGCTGCGCCTCCAGTCGCGCCTCCAGTCGCGCCTCCAGTTGCACCTCCAGTTGCACCTCCCCCAGTCGAGGCAGAAATTACACCACCACCAGCACCACCAGCTGTAGTAATTGAAGAACCTGTTCCCACTGCACCTCCTGAGCCAGCACCAGCACCAGTCCAAGCAGCAGAAGAACCAGCACCAGCACCAGCACCAGATCCAATACCACAGCCTGTAGTTGCACCACCATCTCCCGCCAGAACCCAATTACAGCAAATCACAGCCTTATTGGTTCACGTCCAAAGCGACAGAGAAATTGAATTACCACCAAGTCTGTCTGTGATTCATATTGGCAAGCCGAATGACCGCATTCCTCCAGATATAGATGTTTCAGGATTTTCTAATTCTGAAATTGTTTCTCGCATCCACGCCGATATTCGGATGGAGGGAGATGCTCACTATATAGAAGATGTCGGCAGTTCTAACGGAACTTACATTAATAATTTGCCCTTATTACCAGGTAACAGACACCGCCTCAGACCAGGCGATCGCATCAGCCTTGGTAAAGGAGATTTAATGACATTCCTCTTTAAACTCGCTTAA
- the pgl gene encoding 6-phosphogluconolactonase: MNKTVEVLPDQSALIARSLDLILTKLDTAIKEQGKFTIALSGGSTPKPLYEAIAQQKLPWDKIHVFWGDERYVPPNHPDSNELMARRAWLDRVDIPPANIHAVPTLDNDPGLSAAKYEQHLQAFFQSAPREFPALDVVLLGMGDDAHTASLFPHTEALKVSDRLITVGNKDGNPRITFTYPFINAARTVMFVVAGANKRPALAQVFAPQADDSTYPSRLIKPQGELLWLLDAAAGAELSA, encoded by the coding sequence ATGAATAAAACGGTTGAAGTCCTACCAGATCAATCAGCGTTAATTGCGCGATCGCTTGATTTGATCCTGACCAAGTTAGATACTGCCATTAAAGAGCAGGGAAAATTTACGATCGCCTTATCTGGCGGTAGCACACCTAAGCCGTTGTATGAAGCGATCGCCCAGCAAAAATTACCTTGGGATAAAATTCATGTGTTTTGGGGCGATGAGCGTTATGTTCCCCCAAATCATCCTGATAGCAATGAATTAATGGCGCGTCGTGCCTGGCTAGATCGGGTTGATATCCCTCCAGCCAATATTCATGCTGTACCCACCTTGGATAACGATCCAGGGCTATCTGCGGCTAAATACGAACAACACTTGCAAGCATTCTTTCAATCTGCACCGAGAGAATTTCCCGCTTTGGATGTAGTATTGCTCGGCATGGGTGATGATGCCCACACTGCATCTTTGTTTCCCCACACAGAAGCTTTAAAAGTAAGCGATCGCTTAATTACTGTCGGTAACAAAGACGGCAACCCCCGCATCACCTTTACATACCCATTCATTAATGCAGCTCGCACGGTCATGTTTGTAGTAGCTGGTGCGAACAAAAGACCGGCTCTAGCTCAAGTCTTTGCCCCACAAGCGGATGACTCTACCTACCCATCCCGCCTAATTAAACCTCAAGGGGAACTTTTGTGGCTACTTGATGCCGCCGCAGGTGCGGAACTCTCAGCTTAA
- a CDS encoding phycobiliprotein lyase yields MALLTPMTMMDFFRKSEGVWFTHRTVHHFDTVADESGESKLYVGVITDDPRINMICEQQGIDPVMAKGGASFMWQAHDDDKEPNPEQAAVLIDVPDDETGRSGKLLRNQGYVEKIPVVSRYWFGKDGILTIDTEYDSNQGQERCWFMTDDFRVRVSTVRMMNGVYLMTYCSERRCLTETNLAEMVQHNLSRVKNS; encoded by the coding sequence ATGGCTTTGCTGACACCGATGACGATGATGGACTTTTTTCGTAAGAGTGAAGGAGTCTGGTTTACCCACCGCACGGTGCATCACTTTGATACGGTGGCGGATGAGTCGGGAGAATCAAAGCTGTATGTGGGCGTAATTACGGATGATCCACGGATCAATATGATTTGTGAACAGCAAGGCATTGATCCAGTTATGGCGAAGGGAGGAGCTAGCTTTATGTGGCAAGCACATGACGATGACAAAGAACCGAATCCTGAGCAGGCTGCTGTGTTGATTGATGTCCCAGATGATGAGACGGGGCGATCGGGCAAATTACTACGCAACCAAGGATATGTGGAAAAGATTCCCGTTGTTAGCCGCTACTGGTTTGGCAAAGACGGCATTTTAACAATTGATACCGAATATGACAGCAACCAGGGACAGGAACGCTGCTGGTTTATGACAGATGATTTTCGGGTGCGCGTCAGTACAGTGCGGATGATGAATGGAGTGTATTTGATGACCTATTGCTCCGAAAGACGCTGTTTAACTGAGACAAATTTAGCAGAAATGGTACAACACAACTTATCTAGGGTGAAAAACAGTTAG